Proteins co-encoded in one Caulobacter rhizosphaerae genomic window:
- a CDS encoding HEPN domain-containing protein: MKSNLDHLPDRQQQELETITGHLLRGFEAAVAGGTQPWRRGAKIYKIILFGSYARGDFVDAPETGYQSDFDILVVVSDDKLTDVTDYWWETEQKITHDPAIGRIVNLIVHSQAEINEALDEGQFFFREVIDQGVALYEVPGHAFHPLKPLMPQEALDLATAYYAKQSNTMDTRLETAEFAIGKGLEKDWPQNAAFNLHQASEAAYVAVLLVIGFYSPRSHNIKFLRGQAEARAPDLVSAWPRETRAQRKPFDKLKRAYVEARYNQDSYHVTTEELLDLKASVEGLVALVRATCEAALAQLRIAAGAPPIP, from the coding sequence ATGAAATCGAATCTGGACCACTTGCCCGACCGCCAGCAGCAAGAGCTGGAGACCATCACCGGCCACCTGCTGCGCGGGTTCGAGGCGGCCGTGGCCGGCGGCACCCAGCCCTGGCGACGCGGGGCGAAGATCTACAAGATCATCCTGTTCGGCAGCTACGCGCGCGGCGACTTCGTCGACGCTCCCGAGACCGGCTACCAGTCGGACTTCGACATCCTAGTCGTGGTCAGCGACGACAAGCTGACCGACGTCACCGACTACTGGTGGGAGACCGAGCAGAAGATCACCCACGACCCCGCCATCGGCCGGATCGTCAACCTGATCGTCCATAGCCAGGCCGAGATCAACGAGGCCCTCGACGAAGGCCAGTTCTTCTTCCGCGAGGTGATCGACCAGGGCGTGGCGCTCTACGAGGTCCCCGGCCACGCCTTCCATCCGCTGAAGCCGCTGATGCCTCAGGAAGCACTGGACCTCGCCACGGCCTATTACGCCAAGCAGTCCAACACGATGGACACGCGACTAGAAACGGCGGAGTTCGCCATCGGCAAGGGGCTGGAAAAAGACTGGCCTCAGAACGCCGCATTCAATCTTCATCAGGCTTCCGAGGCGGCTTATGTCGCCGTGCTTTTGGTGATCGGCTTCTATTCACCCCGCTCGCACAACATCAAGTTCCTGCGCGGCCAGGCCGAGGCCCGCGCGCCGGACCTGGTCAGCGCCTGGCCGCGCGAGACCCGAGCCCAGCGCAAGCCGTTCGACAAGCTCAAGCGCGCCTATGTCGAGGCCCGCTACAACCAGGACAGCTACCACGTCACCACCGAGGAACTGCTGGATTTGAAAGCCTCGGTGGAAGGCTTGGTGGCCCTGGTCCGCGCCACCTGCGAGGCGGCGCTGGCGCAGTTGCGCATCGCGGCCGGCGCGCCCCCAATCCCCTGA
- a CDS encoding type II toxin-antitoxin system HipA family toxin has protein sequence MAGLDVWLGERRIGAITALGGDRSILAFDDAYADAPDRPTLSLAFKSAAGGLLRDIRPTRARVHPYFSNLLPEGPLRDYLAKRAGVNPTRELHLLATLGQDLPGAIVLRVQDEDRLPDVAAPARFSAGTQASALRFSLAGVQLKFSAAEKAQGGLTIPVQGVGGDWIVKLPSTRFSGVSENEFSMMSLAGSIGIEVPATRLLALDEIEGLPQDIGRLRGAAYAVARFDRGGEGERIHIEDFAQVFGVFPEAKYDKASYRNIGQVLWRETGQAGYGEFIRRLVFSALIGNADMHLKNWSLIYRDGRTPALAPAYDFVATTAYLPDDNAALKVARSRAWSDFGADELAALADGAGAPGRLTQKIARETVAAFRETWTKEAAHLPIAAEVRASVLDQLDHVPLARS, from the coding sequence ATGGCCGGTCTGGACGTGTGGCTCGGCGAGCGCCGCATCGGCGCCATCACCGCCCTGGGCGGCGATCGGTCGATCCTCGCCTTCGACGACGCCTATGCCGACGCTCCCGACCGCCCGACCCTGAGCCTGGCGTTCAAGAGCGCGGCCGGCGGCCTGCTGCGCGACATCCGCCCCACCCGCGCGCGGGTCCATCCCTATTTCTCCAACCTCCTGCCGGAGGGACCGCTGCGCGACTACCTGGCCAAGCGGGCCGGCGTGAACCCCACGCGAGAGCTGCATCTGCTGGCCACGCTGGGCCAAGACCTGCCCGGGGCGATCGTCCTGCGCGTCCAGGACGAGGATCGCCTGCCCGACGTCGCCGCGCCTGCCCGCTTTTCGGCCGGGACCCAAGCCAGCGCCCTGCGGTTCTCCCTGGCCGGGGTGCAACTGAAGTTCTCGGCGGCCGAGAAGGCGCAAGGCGGCCTGACGATCCCGGTCCAGGGAGTCGGCGGCGACTGGATCGTCAAGCTGCCCTCGACCCGTTTTTCCGGCGTCTCGGAAAACGAGTTCTCGATGATGAGCCTGGCCGGCTCCATCGGCATCGAGGTCCCGGCCACCCGCCTGCTGGCCCTGGACGAGATCGAAGGCCTGCCCCAGGACATTGGCCGCCTGCGGGGCGCGGCCTACGCCGTGGCCCGCTTCGACCGAGGCGGGGAGGGCGAGCGCATCCACATCGAGGACTTCGCCCAGGTGTTCGGCGTCTTCCCCGAGGCCAAGTACGATAAGGCCTCCTATCGCAACATCGGCCAGGTGCTGTGGCGCGAGACCGGCCAGGCCGGCTATGGCGAGTTCATCCGCCGCCTGGTGTTCAGCGCCCTGATCGGCAACGCCGACATGCACCTGAAGAACTGGTCGCTGATCTATCGCGACGGACGCACCCCGGCCCTGGCCCCGGCCTACGACTTCGTGGCCACGACCGCATACCTGCCCGACGACAACGCCGCCCTGAAGGTGGCGCGCAGCAGGGCCTGGAGCGACTTCGGCGCCGACGAACTGGCCGCCCTGGCCGACGGGGCCGGCGCGCCTGGCCGGCTGACCCAGAAGATCGCCCGCGAGACCGTGGCCGCCTTCCGCGAGACCTGGACCAAGGAGGCCGCGCATCTGCCCATCGCCGCCGAGGTCCGCGCCAGCGTGCTCGACCAACTCGACCATGTGCCCCTGGCCCGCTCCTGA
- a CDS encoding GcrA family cell cycle regulator, whose amino-acid sequence MSSSSWSAERIDTLRRLWREGRSAAQIAKALGDVTRNAVIGKIHRLGLAGRTPPSPPRRSRPVRQARRTPSRTLAKSPPPPPSSPRAMSARVRRPAKPSVEAVARIFDLTALTSRTCHWPVGDPRAAGFGFCGLAVRGAGPYCAGHHAVACPPRLKRQDGVEAGRTRRRSAALRGWDRG is encoded by the coding sequence ATGTCTTCTTCCTCCTGGAGCGCCGAGCGTATCGACACCCTGCGCCGGCTTTGGCGCGAGGGGCGCAGCGCGGCTCAGATCGCCAAGGCGCTGGGCGACGTCACCCGCAACGCCGTCATCGGCAAGATCCACCGGTTGGGTCTGGCCGGACGCACGCCGCCGTCTCCGCCACGTCGGTCACGCCCTGTGCGCCAGGCGCGGCGCACGCCGTCTCGGACCTTGGCCAAGTCCCCTCCCCCGCCGCCGTCCAGCCCGCGGGCGATGTCGGCGCGCGTGCGACGCCCGGCCAAGCCAAGCGTCGAGGCGGTCGCCCGCATCTTCGACCTGACCGCCCTGACCTCGCGAACCTGCCACTGGCCGGTCGGTGATCCGCGCGCGGCCGGCTTCGGCTTCTGCGGCCTCGCGGTTCGTGGCGCTGGTCCCTACTGCGCGGGGCATCACGCGGTGGCCTGTCCGCCCCGCCTGAAGCGCCAGGACGGGGTCGAGGCCGGGCGCACGCGGCGGCGGTCCGCGGCGCTGCGGGGATGGGATCGGGGCTGA
- a CDS encoding helix-turn-helix transcriptional regulator: MPSTVPDTLRQAREAKAWSQRQLGQRVGMPQPHISRIESGAIDPKLSTLQDLARVLDLELILAPRAALAAVDVVVRESAQDAERLRLRKTISAMYDAAHTLQAMAGGLDDRVADAADGLSRLDLSALSPVMRHEVLAAAAVVDEAVAAHSTQRLETAIISLNRVLTDARKPAARDAARPAYSLDEEL; encoded by the coding sequence ATGCCTTCCACCGTTCCCGACACCCTGCGCCAAGCGCGCGAGGCCAAGGCCTGGTCGCAACGCCAGCTTGGCCAGCGGGTCGGCATGCCCCAGCCGCACATCTCTCGCATCGAAAGCGGCGCCATCGATCCCAAGCTCTCGACCCTGCAGGATCTGGCCCGGGTCCTGGACCTTGAACTGATCCTGGCGCCGCGCGCCGCCTTGGCGGCGGTGGACGTCGTGGTCCGCGAGAGCGCCCAGGACGCCGAGCGTCTGCGCCTGCGAAAGACCATCTCGGCGATGTACGATGCGGCCCATACCCTGCAGGCCATGGCCGGCGGCCTCGACGATCGGGTGGCCGACGCCGCCGACGGTCTCTCGAGGCTAGACCTTTCGGCGCTATCTCCGGTGATGCGCCATGAGGTCTTGGCCGCCGCCGCCGTGGTCGACGAAGCCGTCGCCGCCCATAGCACCCAGCGGCTGGAGACGGCGATCATCAGTCTCAATAGGGTCCTCACCGACGCGCGCAAGCCAGCAGCGCGCGACGCCGCCCGCCCAGCCTACAGCCTGGACGAGGAGCTCTAG
- a CDS encoding 3'-5' exonuclease — protein sequence MCPWPAPERPVTDTADIKALDAMAAQLEASGRYRLQRRFETNSLHTDFDPTTLKRGIYLDTETTGVDGRRDEVIELAMIPFDYDPQGRLCAVGQPFVALNQPKTPIPAEITRITGITDAMVAGHAIDPAQVAAFIASAVIIIAHNAAFDRPFAERLTEAFKFKGWACSMSHVDWKGHGFEGTKLSYLAGQCGFFFDGHRAENDCLAGLEILARPLPTGRTALAHLLETARAPTWRIVAERAPFEQKDRLKARGYRWNGDDAAGPKAWYTDVAEADRKAELLYLAQEIYGYDPGLTPKRITAFERFSDRA from the coding sequence ATGTGCCCCTGGCCCGCTCCTGAACGCCCCGTGACCGACACCGCCGACATTAAGGCCCTGGACGCCATGGCCGCTCAGCTGGAGGCCAGCGGCCGCTACCGCCTGCAGCGCCGGTTCGAGACCAACAGCCTGCACACCGACTTCGATCCCACCACCCTCAAGCGCGGAATCTATCTGGACACCGAGACCACCGGCGTCGACGGCCGCCGTGACGAGGTCATCGAACTGGCCATGATCCCGTTCGACTACGACCCCCAAGGCCGCCTTTGCGCGGTCGGCCAGCCCTTCGTCGCCCTCAACCAGCCCAAGACCCCGATCCCAGCCGAGATCACCCGCATCACCGGCATCACCGACGCCATGGTCGCCGGCCACGCCATCGATCCCGCCCAGGTCGCCGCCTTCATCGCGTCGGCGGTCATCATCATCGCCCACAACGCCGCCTTCGACCGCCCGTTCGCCGAACGTCTCACCGAGGCCTTCAAGTTCAAGGGCTGGGCCTGCTCGATGAGCCACGTCGACTGGAAGGGGCACGGATTCGAAGGAACCAAGCTCTCCTATCTCGCCGGCCAATGCGGCTTCTTCTTCGACGGCCATCGGGCCGAGAATGACTGTCTTGCCGGGCTGGAGATCCTCGCCCGCCCGTTGCCCACCGGCCGCACCGCGCTCGCCCATCTGCTCGAGACCGCCCGCGCTCCGACCTGGCGCATCGTCGCCGAGCGCGCGCCGTTCGAACAAAAGGACAGGCTGAAAGCCCGCGGCTACCGCTGGAACGGCGACGACGCCGCCGGCCCCAAGGCCTGGTACACCGACGTGGCCGAAGCCGACCGCAAGGCCGAGCTCCTCTACCTCGCCCAAGAGATCTACGGCTACGATCCCGGCCTCACCCCCAAGCGCATCACCGCGTTCGAGCGGTTCTCCGACCGGGCCTGA